The following coding sequences are from one Oncorhynchus nerka isolate Pitt River linkage group LG6, Oner_Uvic_2.0, whole genome shotgun sequence window:
- the LOC115125696 gene encoding growth/differentiation factor 9-like has translation METPLHLTIVLNYPTSILLLLIGGFSLGSSPTTSNIADEFGDFTLYQHGNILSPLLKALTAQGVPWQDTTPRMKPDSRYVRYMKRLYRMSSRHERSLEGNNHLYNTVRLITPRGECLEQSKEFLMQHLSYNLDRVRVKEQLLKSVLLFSFDQEQALSMTTQCYLDVKEQAAQDQCLLCPSTHHSVNFLFHTDRRRKWVEVDITAFLRPLIQSHKKDIHLLINLTCVEGRGREAGGEERSGRGPVELHLRSPSLLLYLNDTSELAHQRWLPTRSQGHPRSANEMDTFESLAEFKPERRISRSKRRRLRRESPDLLTNNARGKTSPKTILPDLLPSSDFPTSDCALYDFSVSFSELKLSHWIIFPHRYNPRYCKGTCPRAVGFIYGSPRHTFFQNMIYHILDSSVPRPSCVPLEYIPLSVLTLEGDSIAYKEFDEMIATRCTCR, from the exons ATGGAGACTCCTCTCCACTTGACTATTGTTCTTAATTACCCGACCTCTATTTTACTACTCTTGATCGGCGGCTTTTCTCTTGGATCGTCCCCGACCACGTCAAATATAGCTGACGAGTTTGGCGATTTTACTTTGTACCAACATGGCAATATCTTGTCACCCCTTCTGAAAGCGCTGACCGCACAGGGAGTACCATGGCAAGACACGACCCCAAGAATGAAACCTGATTCGAGATATGTTCGATACATGAAAAGACTGTACAGGATGTCTTCGAGACATGAGAGGAGTTTGGAAGGGAACAACCACCTTTACAACACAGTTCGACTTATAACCCCGCGGGGTGAGTGCCTGGAGCAAAGCAAAG AGTTCTTAATGCAACACCTCTCCTACAATCTGGACCGTGTCAGAGTCAAGGAGCAGCTCCTGAAGTCTGTCCTGCTGTTCTCCTTTGACCAAGAGCAGGCCTTGTCCATGACTACCCAATGTTACCTAGATGTGAAAGAGCAGGCTGCCCAGGATCAGTGTCTTCTCTGCCCCAGCACCCATCACTCAGTCAACTTCCTGTTCCACACGGACCGCAGGAGGAAGTGGGTTGAG GTGGACATCACAGCGTTCCTCCGACCTCTCATCCAGTCCCACAAGAAGGACATCCATTTGCTGATCAACCTGACGTGTGTGGAGGGCAGAGGCAGggaggctggaggagaggagaggagcggtaGGGGCCCCGTGGAGCTCCACCTAAGGTCTCCGTCCTTGCTCCTGTACCTCAATGACACCAGCGAGCTGGCACACCAAAGATGGCTGCCCACCAGGTCACAAGGTCATCCGAGATCAGCCAATGAGATGGACACCTTTGAGAGCCTGGCGGAGTTTAAACCAGAGCGAAGGATCAGCCGGAGCAAGAGGAGAAGACTGAGGAGAGAATCTCCAGATCTGTTGACGAACAACGCACGAGGCAAAACGAGCCCGAAGACCATCCTCCCGGACCTCCTCCCGAGTTCTGACTTCCCTACGAGCGACTGTGCCTTGTACGACTTCAGCGTGAGCTTCAGTGAGCTCAAACTGAGCCATTGGATCATTTTCCCCCACAGGTACAACCCCAGGTACTGTAAAGGCACTTGTCCCAGGGCTGTGGGGTTCATCTACGGCTCCCCCAGACACACCTTCTTCCAGAACATGATCTACCACATACTGGACTCCTCCGTGCCACGGCCTTCCTGTGTTCCCTTGGAGTACATCCCCCTGAGTGTTTTAACCCTTGAAGGTGACTCCATTGCCTACAAGGAGTTCGATGAAATGATCGCTACGAGGTGCACATGTCGCTAA